From a region of the Candidatus Methylomirabilis limnetica genome:
- a CDS encoding IS630 family transposase, producing the protein MRTACDIVLTDTERSTLQRWSRGRSTPIRVVLRSRLVLLAAQGLMNKDIATAVGTSRQSVGLWRSRFAAQRLAGIEQDAPRGGRRPTRRDQVARLILERTTQTVPCNATHWSVRTLGTALGISPTMVHRVWKAHGLKPHLSRTFKLSNDPSFVEKLLDIVGLYLNPPEHALVLCADEKSQIQALDRTQPGLPLKKGRCGTYTHDYKRNGTTTLFAALELAEGRLIGSCMPRHRHQEWITFLTRIDTQTPADLDLHLIIDNYATHKHPAVQRWLQRHPRFHMHFTPTASSWLNLIERWFRELTDKRIRRGTFHSEQHLIQAIMDYMTEHNQHPKSFAWTAKAETILAKVARARAVLDKSASA; encoded by the coding sequence ATGCGGACCGCGTGTGACATTGTACTGACGGACACGGAACGAAGCACGTTGCAACGCTGGTCGCGTGGTCGTAGTACCCCGATCCGAGTGGTGCTCCGATCGCGCCTGGTGCTGTTGGCGGCACAGGGTCTGATGAACAAAGACATCGCCACCGCCGTGGGAACGTCGCGCCAGAGTGTCGGGCTGTGGCGGTCGCGATTTGCCGCGCAGCGACTGGCGGGCATCGAGCAGGATGCGCCTCGGGGAGGGCGCCGGCCGACCCGTCGGGATCAGGTGGCTCGGCTGATTCTGGAGCGGACCACCCAGACGGTGCCGTGCAACGCCACCCACTGGAGCGTACGCACCCTGGGGACGGCATTGGGAATCTCGCCCACGATGGTACATCGTGTCTGGAAGGCCCACGGGCTCAAACCCCATCTGAGCCGGACGTTCAAGCTCAGCAATGATCCGAGCTTCGTGGAGAAACTTCTCGATATCGTCGGGCTGTATCTGAATCCGCCAGAGCACGCCTTGGTGCTGTGTGCCGATGAGAAGAGTCAGATCCAAGCGCTCGATCGCACCCAGCCGGGTCTGCCGCTGAAGAAGGGGCGGTGCGGGACGTACACCCACGACTACAAGCGGAACGGGACAACCACCCTGTTCGCCGCCCTGGAACTGGCGGAGGGGCGACTGATCGGATCCTGCATGCCCCGGCATCGCCATCAGGAGTGGATCACCTTCCTCACACGCATCGATACGCAGACCCCGGCGGACCTCGATCTGCATCTGATCATTGACAATTATGCGACCCACAAACACCCGGCTGTGCAGCGGTGGCTGCAACGACACCCGCGCTTCCATATGCATTTTACTCCGACGGCCAGTTCCTGGTTGAATTTGATCGAGCGATGGTTTCGGGAGCTCACGGATAAGCGTATTCGCCGTGGCACCTTCCACAGCGAGCAGCACCTGATTCAAGCGATCATGGATTACATGACCGAACATAATCAGCACCCCAAATCATTTGCCTGGACGGCCAAGGCCGAGACCATCCTCGCGAAAGTCGCCCGCGCCAGAGCTGTCTTGGATAAGTCAGCATCAGCGTGA
- a CDS encoding glycosyltransferase family protein: MFGLEFDDVRLGWSNVHPADLVFATIWYSAKIVRDLPFPCIKAYFVQDYEAWFNPMGDGFLMAENSFRYGLYPITIGRWLPARLKRRFDIQAAFFDFCADLGIYRQLPNIRRERAICFVFQPEKTRRCTQIGLEALGIVKQLMPDVTIYLYGSKDPGGPWFEHKHLGLLGLEECNRLYNKCTVGLCLSSSNPSRIPFEMMASGLPVVEMFRESTLYDFPQDAVLLCDPTPESLAEGLLRILGEPSLAARMSRAGLEYMAERPLEKGLGQFLELVERLLQGKDLPEVKLEPMYEIPPVVSHSYRNHNGNYGGFSSSIPDRGRLAFLPPGVRVVVRSCYRTLRRLMSQSHAS; this comes from the coding sequence ATGTTCGGTCTTGAGTTTGACGATGTGCGACTCGGTTGGTCAAACGTGCATCCGGCTGACCTCGTTTTCGCAACAATCTGGTACTCCGCGAAGATCGTGAGAGATCTGCCATTCCCATGCATTAAGGCGTATTTCGTTCAGGATTACGAGGCCTGGTTTAATCCCATGGGCGATGGATTTCTGATGGCGGAAAACTCATTTCGATACGGGTTGTATCCGATTACTATCGGACGATGGCTTCCTGCGAGGCTGAAAAGGCGCTTCGATATACAGGCGGCCTTCTTTGATTTCTGTGCCGATCTCGGCATCTATCGACAGTTGCCGAACATCCGGCGAGAACGGGCGATATGCTTCGTGTTTCAGCCGGAAAAAACCAGGCGTTGTACCCAGATTGGCCTGGAAGCCCTGGGCATCGTTAAACAGTTGATGCCTGATGTGACGATATATCTTTACGGCTCAAAAGATCCCGGTGGGCCGTGGTTCGAGCATAAGCACCTTGGCCTACTAGGACTGGAAGAATGCAATCGTTTGTATAACAAGTGTACTGTGGGGTTATGCCTCAGCTCCTCCAATCCTTCTCGAATTCCCTTTGAGATGATGGCGTCAGGTCTTCCTGTCGTGGAAATGTTCCGGGAAAGTACCCTGTATGATTTCCCACAAGACGCGGTGTTGCTTTGCGATCCGACACCGGAGTCATTAGCTGAGGGGCTTTTGAGGATCCTCGGAGAACCCTCATTGGCTGCAAGAATGAGTCGGGCGGGTCTGGAATACATGGCAGAGCGTCCGCTGGAGAAAGGATTGGGCCAGTTCCTGGAGCTTGTTGAACGTTTGCTGCAGGGAAAAGATCTTCCAGAGGTGAAGCTGGAGCCGATGTACGAAATCCCTCCTGTTGTCTCTCACTCATATAGGAATCACAATGGGAATTACGGAGGGTTCTCTTCCTCTATTCCGGATAGAGGTCGGTTGGCCTTTCTGCCGCCTGGCGTTCGAGTGGTTGTGCGGAGCTGCTATCGGACCCTTCGCCGGCTGATGAGTCAGTCCCATGCCTCTTGA
- a CDS encoding glycosyltransferase codes for MNTLVTVVIPSYNHEKYVAAAVDSCLSQTYRDLEVIVVDDGSQDNSVDLLQTRYAGDPRVKIVTQQNNGAHAAINVGIHQASGEYIAILNSDDLFHGRRIEVLIQEAQQVHGIGALVFSDLEFINDEGHPAPEHERADEYRILQQRCQKTPLESLFFAGNVAMTSSNLFFSKALYDSVGEFAALRYTHDWDWVLRATVHCPPIWVRENLLSYRVHGSNTISESDIWCHIRENAFVHAKAIWTLTQRLTPTDNPSRAGRNAYAALLHNKSFLPLPTLYCLVQRMAGVSGAQLLDLATTSDTEWDLQRLAGELGLPTGLFLSLQHILGREHTITAQTVLIEERWTAMQRMEAMIRERDETIAAQAQMVEERWTAMQQMEKAIENRDQRIAELQERLDETRRELSGLKEIP; via the coding sequence ATGAACACATTAGTTACCGTAGTGATTCCGTCGTATAACCACGAGAAGTACGTGGCGGCTGCGGTTGACAGTTGTCTGTCCCAGACGTACAGGGATCTGGAGGTTATTGTCGTCGATGACGGCAGCCAGGACAATAGTGTAGATCTGCTGCAGACACGCTACGCGGGAGATCCGCGCGTCAAGATTGTGACCCAACAAAATAACGGTGCTCATGCGGCAATCAATGTGGGTATCCATCAGGCATCCGGCGAATACATCGCCATCCTCAATTCCGATGATCTGTTCCACGGTCGACGGATTGAGGTGCTGATTCAAGAAGCGCAACAGGTTCATGGAATCGGCGCATTGGTATTTTCGGATCTGGAATTCATCAATGATGAAGGACACCCGGCGCCGGAACACGAGAGGGCCGATGAATATAGGATACTTCAGCAACGTTGCCAAAAGACACCATTAGAGAGCCTGTTTTTCGCGGGCAACGTGGCGATGACCAGCTCCAACCTCTTTTTTTCAAAAGCGTTATACGATTCCGTGGGTGAGTTCGCCGCGCTGAGATACACCCACGACTGGGACTGGGTTCTCAGGGCAACGGTGCATTGTCCGCCAATCTGGGTACGTGAAAACCTGCTCAGTTATAGGGTTCACGGCTCGAATACCATCTCGGAAAGCGACATCTGGTGTCACATCCGCGAGAATGCCTTTGTGCATGCCAAGGCGATCTGGACGCTTACACAGCGACTTACTCCAACAGACAATCCGAGTAGAGCTGGACGCAATGCGTATGCCGCGCTGCTTCACAATAAGAGTTTTCTGCCGCTTCCGACGCTGTATTGTCTGGTGCAACGGATGGCGGGTGTATCTGGGGCGCAACTTCTGGACTTGGCGACCACCAGCGATACAGAGTGGGATCTGCAGCGCTTGGCCGGCGAACTGGGTTTGCCCACAGGTCTGTTTTTATCTTTGCAACACATCCTGGGCAGAGAGCACACTATCACTGCTCAAACGGTCCTGATCGAAGAACGCTGGACGGCCATGCAGCGCATGGAGGCTATGATCCGCGAGCGGGACGAGACCATTGCGGCGCAAGCGCAGATGGTGGAGGAACGCTGGACGGCCATGCAGCAGATGGAGAAGGCAATCGAGAACCGCGATCAGCGGATCGCGGAGCTTCAAGAACGCCTTGACGAGACTAGGCGAGAACTCTCGGGGCTAAAGGAGATCCCCTGA